One stretch of Gopherus flavomarginatus isolate rGopFla2 chromosome 2, rGopFla2.mat.asm, whole genome shotgun sequence DNA includes these proteins:
- the INHBA gene encoding inhibin beta A chain, with protein MPLLLKRGFLLVLCWIIVRSSPTPGSEGHSSVTDCPSCALATLSKDVPSSQPEMVEAVKKHILNMLHLKDRPNITQPVPKAALLNAIKKLHVGKVGEDGYVEIENDIGRKAEMNELVEQTSEIITFAESGTAKKMLHFEISKEGSDLSVVVQAEVWLFLKVSKANRSRTKVTIRLYQQQRQPKGNSEGAEETEDGELKDDKSETLISEKAVDTRKSTWHLFPVSSSVQYLLDQGRSSLDVRIACDQCQETGASLVLLGKKKRKEEDGEGKEKEVGESTVEEEKEQSHRPFLMMLARHSDDRLHRRRRRGLECDGKVNICCKKQFFVSFKDIGWNDWIIAPTGYHANYCEGECPSHIAGTSGSSLSFHSTVINHYRMRGHSPFSNLKSCCVPTKLRPMSMLYYDDGQNIIKKDIQNMIVEECGCS; from the exons ATGCCTTTGCTTTTGAAGAGAGGATTTTTGTTGGTGCTTTGCTGGATTATAGTGAGGAGTTCTCCAACCCCAGGATCTGAGGGGCACAGTTCAGTCACTGACTGCCCATCGTGTGCCCTTGCCACACTCTCAAAGGATGTGCCAAGCTCACAGCCTGAGATGGTGGAAGCAGTAAAGAAGCACATACTGAACATGTTGCACTTGAAGGACAGACCTAACATCACCCAGCCGGTGCCCAAGGCAGCACTTTTAAACGCCATAAAAAAACTCCACGTAGGAAAGGTGGGAGAGGATGGCTATGTGGAAATAGAGAATGACATTGGAAGAAAAGCAGAAATGAATGAACTTGTAGAGCAAACTTCAGAAATCATCACATTTGCAGAATCAG GCACCGCTAAGAAAATGCTGCACTTTGAGATTTCCAAGGAAGGCAGTGACCTATCAGTAGTGGTGCAAGCTGAAGTGTGGCTCTTCCTGAAAGTCTCCAAGGCCAACCGAAGCAGAACAAAAGTGACCATCCGACTGTACCAACAGCAGAGACAGCCCAAAGGCAACTCTGAAGGGGCAGAAGAAACGGAGGACGGAGAACTGAAGGATGATAAAAGTGAGACTCTCATCTCTGAAAAGGCGGTGGACACCCGGAAAAGTACCTGGCACCTCTTTCCTGTCTCCAGTAGTGTGCAATACCTGTTGGACCAGGGCAGGAGCTCCCTTGATGTGCGGATTGCTTGTGACCAATGCCAGGAGACTGGAGCCAGCCTGGTGCTGCTGGgcaagaagaagaggaaagaagaggatggggaagggaaggagaaggaagttGGGGAATCCACAGTagaagaggagaaagagcagTCACACAGACCTTTCCTGATGATGCTTGCTCGGCATTCCGACGACCGCCTGCACAGACGACGGAGACGGGGCCTGGAGTGTGACGGCAAGGTCAACATCTGCTGCAAGAAGCAGTTCTTCGTCAGCTTCAAGGACATTGGATGGAATGACTGGATCATTGCTCCCACAGGTTACCATGCCAACTACTGTGAAGGTGAATGCCCCAGCCACATAGCGGGCACATCTGGTTCATCATTATCCTTCCACTCCACGGTCATCAACCATTACCGCATGAGGGGCCACAGCCCCTTCTCCAACCTCAAGTCATGTTGTGTGCCCACCAAGCTACGGCCAATGTCCATGCTATACTATGACGATGGACAGAACATCATCAAGAAGGACATTCAGAATATGATTGTGGAGGAGTGTGGCTGCTcatag